In the genome of Candidatus Bathyarchaeota archaeon, the window ATCACTCTATTATTTTATCCAATGATTGCCCAGCTGGAACCATAGGTAATACATCTTCTTCAGGGTCTATCGGTACATCAATAACCGTTGTAACTGGAGTATTCATTGCCTTTTTAACAGCACTGGTAAATTCCTTTAAGGAATTAACTCGAATGCCTTCCGCACCGTAGGACTTTGTCAACTTAACAAAGTCTGGGATTTTATGAAGTTCGACAGCCGAGTATCTATGGCCAAAGAACAACCTTTGCCATTGAGCAACCATTCCTAACATTTGGTTGTTAAGTATTACAACAATAACAGGAATGTCCTCATCAACTGAGGTGGAAAGAGAATTCTCTGTCATTCTAAAGCTTCCATCACCAGCTATATCCACAACTGGCACGTCTGGTTTTGCTACTTTTGCTCCTATAGCAGCTGGAAATCCATAACCCATACAGCCAAATCCTCCCGAAGAAATAAAAGTCCGTGGTTTTATAGCTTTAAAATTCAAAGCTGCCCACATCTGGTTTTGGCCTACTTCTGTCGTGACAATTGAATCCAATGGTAAAACTTTCCTTAATTCCCTTAATATTCTTGGGGGCGAAAGTTCTTTTGGACTTTGTTTATTACTATTGACAGTTTCTCTTACTTCCTTGATTCTTTTTGACCAAGAAGTCTTTTTCTTCACTGATGTTTCTTTCAAGGCTTTATTTAATAATGATAATGCTTTATCAGCTGAGCTAATGATCGCAAGATCAACGCACCTATTCTTTCCAATTTCAGTAGCGTCTATATCTATATGGATTACTTTGGTATCAGGACAGAATCCATCAAGTTTTCCAGTAGTACGATCTGAGAATCTAATTCC includes:
- the ilvB gene encoding biosynthetic-type acetolactate synthase large subunit; its protein translation is MSGSQALIKALEKEKVKVIFGLPGGQIMPVYDALLGSKMRHVLARHEQSAAHMADGYARASNNVGVCMATSGPGATNLVTGIATAYLDSSPVVAITGQVPTPQIGLDAFQEADIIGVSTPITKYNFQPRSAKDVPGAVRTAFFIASSGRPGPVLIDLPRDVQIESDEIEFTGKSNARGYIPSVDPDLYKIKKAAEMILDSKRPFILAGGGVRISNAFKQLQELAELLLAPVGTSLMGKGCFPENHPLSLGLVGMHGAKEANKIVMESDVLLAIGIRFSDRTTGKLDGFCPDTKVIHIDIDATEIGKNRCVDLAIISSADKALSLLNKALKETSVKKKTSWSKRIKEVRETVNSNKQSPKELSPPRILRELRKVLPLDSIVTTEVGQNQMWAALNFKAIKPRTFISSGGFGCMGYGFPAAIGAKVAKPDVPVVDIAGDGSFRMTENSLSTSVDEDIPVIVVILNNQMLGMVAQWQRLFFGHRYSAVELHKIPDFVKLTKSYGAEGIRVNSLKEFTSAVKKAMNTPVTTVIDVPIDPEEDVLPMVPAGQSLDKIIE